From Halobacterium sp. R2-5, the proteins below share one genomic window:
- the rpl12p gene encoding 50S ribosomal protein P1, with translation MEYVYAALILNESGEEINEENITGVLEAAGVDVEESRVKALVAALEDVDIEEAVAEAAAAPAAPAAGAAGGDEAEEADEEAEAEEEAEADEAEEAGDDEDEEASGEGLGDLFG, from the coding sequence ATGGAGTACGTTTACGCAGCACTCATCCTGAACGAGTCTGGCGAAGAGATCAACGAAGAGAACATCACCGGCGTCCTCGAGGCCGCCGGTGTCGACGTCGAGGAGTCCCGCGTCAAGGCGCTCGTCGCGGCCCTCGAGGACGTCGACATCGAGGAGGCCGTCGCCGAGGCTGCCGCCGCTCCGGCCGCGCCCGCCGCGGGCGCCGCTGGCGGCGACGAAGCCGAGGAAGCGGACGAGGAGGCCGAGGCCGAAGAAGAGGCCGAAGCCGACGAAGCCGAGGAAGCCGGCGACGACGAGGACGAGGAGGCCAGCGGCGAAGGCCTCGGCGACCTCTTCGGGTAA
- a CDS encoding 50S ribosomal protein L10, translating to MSAEERTTDTIPEWKREEVDELVDLLENHDSVGVVSVTGIPSRQLQDMRRGLHGSAALRMSRNTLLVRALEEVDDGLEDLTQYVSGEVGLVATNDNPFGLFQQLEESKTPAPINAGEVAPNDIVVPEGDTGIDPGPFVGELQQIGANARIQEGSIKVMEDSVVVEEGDTVSTDVANVLAELGIEPKEVGLDLRGVYSEGVLFTPEELEIDVEEYRADIQSAAASARNLSVNAEYPTSQTAPTLIRKAQGEAKSLGLQASIESPDLADDLVSKADAQVRALAAQIDDEEALPEELRGVEAPAAAAAEPEEDSEDEQSDDQPTDSEADADDSDDDEDGGDGAEGLGEMFG from the coding sequence ATGTCCGCCGAGGAACGCACCACAGACACCATCCCCGAGTGGAAGCGCGAGGAAGTCGACGAGCTCGTCGACCTGCTCGAGAACCACGACAGCGTCGGCGTCGTGAGCGTCACGGGCATCCCGAGCCGCCAGCTCCAGGACATGCGCCGCGGCCTGCACGGCAGCGCCGCGCTCCGCATGAGCCGGAACACGCTGCTCGTCCGTGCGCTCGAAGAGGTCGACGACGGCCTCGAAGACCTCACCCAGTACGTCTCGGGCGAGGTCGGCCTGGTCGCCACGAACGACAACCCGTTCGGGCTCTTCCAGCAGCTCGAGGAGTCGAAGACGCCCGCGCCCATCAACGCTGGCGAGGTCGCGCCGAACGACATCGTCGTCCCCGAGGGCGACACCGGCATCGACCCGGGTCCGTTCGTCGGCGAACTCCAGCAGATCGGCGCGAACGCGCGCATCCAGGAGGGCTCCATCAAGGTGATGGAGGACTCCGTCGTCGTCGAGGAGGGAGACACCGTCTCCACGGACGTCGCGAACGTCCTCGCCGAGCTCGGCATCGAGCCGAAGGAAGTCGGCCTGGACCTCCGCGGCGTCTACTCCGAGGGCGTCCTGTTCACGCCCGAGGAACTCGAGATCGACGTCGAGGAGTACCGCGCGGACATCCAGTCCGCGGCCGCGTCCGCACGGAACCTCTCCGTGAACGCGGAGTACCCGACGTCGCAGACCGCGCCGACCCTCATCCGGAAGGCCCAGGGCGAGGCGAAGAGCCTCGGCCTGCAGGCGTCCATCGAGAGCCCGGACCTCGCGGACGACCTCGTCAGCAAGGCGGACGCGCAGGTGCGCGCGCTCGCCGCGCAGATCGACGACGAGGAGGCGCTCCCCGAGGAGCTCCGCGGCGTCGAGGCGCCCGCCGCAGCGGCGGCGGAGCCCGAGGAGGACAGCGAAGACGAACAGAGCGACGACCAACCCACTGATTCCGAGGCAGACGCCGACGACTCCGACGACGACGAAGACGGAGGCGACGGCGCCGAAGGCCTCGGGGAGATGTTCGGATAA